In a genomic window of Chrysemys picta bellii isolate R12L10 chromosome 1, ASM1138683v2, whole genome shotgun sequence:
- the ZAR1L gene encoding LOW QUALITY PROTEIN: protein ZAR1-like (The sequence of the model RefSeq protein was modified relative to this genomic sequence to represent the inferred CDS: substituted 1 base at 1 genomic stop codon), whose protein sequence is MLSILELWATERFIYPLYSVYQGYGGIFTSSQGGGLVGPKKKQPKWKQSKGSSSPSLGVPTTPSTAAAPEPADYLDSYMGAQLKVLLSQVSLGLTPRLRKANTKEVGVQVNPRVDASVQCLMGMTCSKTRCSCPQKKRHIDLKRTHRRELCGRCKGKRLFCDNTXSFKYIV, encoded by the exons ATGTTAAGTATACTG GAATTATGG GCCACGGAGAGATTTATCTATCCCCTCTACAGTGTGTACCAGGGGTATGGTGGCATCTTCACATCCAGCCAGGGAGGGGGCTTGGTGGGCCCCAAAAAGAAGCAGCCCAAGTGGAAGCAaagcaaaggcagcagcagcccTTCCCTGGGCGTTCCCACCACTCCCTCCACAGCAGCTGCCCCGGAGCCCGCTGACTACCTGGACAGCTACATGGGGGCGCAGCTCAAGGTGCTGCTGTCCCAAGTGAGCCTGGGCCTCACCCCCCGGCTCCGCAAGGCCAACACCaaggaggtgggggtgcaggtgaaCCCGCGGGTGGACGCCTCAGTGCAGTGCTTGATGGG CATG ACTTGCTCAAAGACTCGTTGCTCCTGCCCCCAGAAGAAAAGACACATTGACCTCAAGAGAACCCACCGCCGAGAGCTGTGTGGTCGCTGTAAAGGCAAGAGATTATTCTGTGACAACACTTAAAGCTTTAAGTACATTGTTTGA